The genomic interval AGTGAGCCTAAGGACGAGCTCTCCCTTTTTCTTAATCTTTTGCTCTGCTCTCGTTAAAGGCTTGAAATCCGAGACCGCCGCAGTGGCGATGATGACATCAACATCCTTAAAATGCTCCAAAGCCGAGGAAAGCATCTCATCTGTGGTCTCCACGCTTACGAAAACGCAACCCGGAGGCGGAGCAAGATTTGTCGGACCCGATATCAAGATGACCTCCGCCCCCCTCTTTATCGCTTCCTCAGCAAGGGTATATCCCATAATCCCAGAGGAGGGATTGGAGATGAAGCGAATAGGGTCTATGTATTCCCTCGTTGGTCCAGCGGTTATCAAAATCTTTACCCCTCTCAGAGGGAGATTTGGGTTGAGGACTTCCTTCACCACTTCAACGATTTTCTCCAGGGAAGCTAAACGCCCCTTGCCTCTTCCACCCGAGGCTAATTCTCCTTCTTCGGGTTCTACGATATAATAGCCCGACCATTTAAGTTTTTTGATATTCTCTTGGACGATGGGATTGGACCACATTTGGCTATGCATAGCGGGTGCGATGACTTTGGGGCAATTCACCGAAAGGGCGGTCGTAGTGAGAAGGTCATCCCCTATTCCTGAGGCTAGCTTCCCGATGATGTTAGCGGTAGCGGGGGCGATGAGGAAAAGCTCGGCGAACTCCGCAAGCGATATATGCTCTATCTCCCAGCGCTGGGGGTCGGAGAAGAGTGAGTAGTAAGCGGGATAGCGAGAGAGTGTGCTGAAAGTGAGGGGAGAGACGAATTTCGTTGCCGATTCCGTCATAACAACCCTCACTTCTGCTCCTTCTCTCTGTAGCATGCGAAGAAGTTCCACCGCCTTATAAACCGCTATGCCTCCGCTCACTCCCAATAATAT from bacterium carries:
- the coaBC gene encoding bifunctional phosphopantothenoylcysteine decarboxylase/phosphopantothenate--cysteine ligase CoaBC, whose product is MALKGRRILLGVSGGIAVYKAVELLRMLQREGAEVRVVMTESATKFVSPLTFSTLSRYPAYYSLFSDPQRWEIEHISLAEFAELFLIAPATANIIGKLASGIGDDLLTTTALSVNCPKVIAPAMHSQMWSNPIVQENIKKLKWSGYYIVEPEEGELASGGRGKGRLASLEKIVEVVKEVLNPNLPLRGVKILITAGPTREYIDPIRFISNPSSGIMGYTLAEEAIKRGAEVILISGPTNLAPPPGCVFVSVETTDEMLSSALEHFKDVDVIIATAAVSDFKPLTRAEQKIKKKGELVLRLTTTPDVLLELGKRKGNKILVGFAAETDNLIENALEKMEQKNLDIIVANLISPNEYGFGEKDLFASIIRKDKNPPEPTTFSKRELAIRLLEEIESLIKAK